In Gemmatimonadales bacterium, one DNA window encodes the following:
- a CDS encoding MBL fold metallo-hydrolase, producing MSFHDTTIDVRHQDRQQYVAVELLLTAAGPVLLDTGPGSTLDTLEAGLAAAGTRVEALHAILLSHIHFDHAGATGLLVERNPNLTVYVHERGARHLADPAKLVASATRIYGDRMDSLWGRFLPMPSANLRPLTGGETVRLGDREFTVAATPGHASHHVSYYEAATGTAYVGDTGGLRVPALPVTLPVTPPPDFDLEAWLASLDTIASWAPKRLFCTHYGFSNDVPAHLADLRRGLVHWATLARELLSQDLTDQARADQFHHAILAGLEGKASSEAIAGFSSFADFRASYHGIARYWQKRLEGSATA from the coding sequence ATGTCATTTCATGATACGACCATCGATGTGCGGCACCAGGACCGGCAGCAGTACGTCGCCGTCGAATTACTGCTGACCGCAGCCGGCCCGGTCTTGCTCGATACTGGGCCGGGCTCGACCCTCGACACGCTCGAAGCCGGACTTGCCGCGGCCGGTACCCGAGTCGAGGCCCTTCACGCAATTCTGCTCTCGCACATCCACTTCGATCATGCCGGCGCCACCGGTCTGCTGGTCGAGCGCAACCCAAACCTGACGGTGTACGTCCACGAACGGGGCGCCCGCCACCTGGCCGACCCCGCCAAGCTGGTCGCGAGTGCCACCCGCATCTACGGCGACCGGATGGACAGCCTCTGGGGTCGCTTCCTGCCCATGCCGTCAGCCAACCTCCGGCCCCTGACCGGCGGCGAAACCGTTCGGCTCGGCGACCGCGAATTCACCGTCGCCGCCACGCCGGGCCACGCGTCGCACCATGTCAGCTACTACGAGGCAGCCACAGGCACCGCCTACGTCGGCGATACCGGTGGCCTGCGGGTCCCGGCGCTGCCTGTCACCCTTCCCGTGACGCCGCCGCCGGATTTCGACCTGGAAGCGTGGCTGGCCAGCCTCGACACGATCGCCAGCTGGGCACCAAAACGGCTCTTCTGCACCCATTACGGCTTCAGCAACGACGTCCCTGCCCACCTGGCGGATCTGCGCCGCGGCCTGGTGCACTGGGCCACACTCGCGCGAGAGCTGCTGTCCCAGGACCTGACGGACCAGGCCCGAGCCGACCAGTTTCATCACGCCATCCTGGCCGGCCTCGAAGGGAAGGCCTCGTCAGAGGCAATTGCCGGGTTCTCGTCGTTTGCCGACTTCCGGGCCAGTTATCACGGCATTGCCCGCTACTGGCAGAAAAGGCTGGAAGGCTCGGCGACAGCCTGA
- a CDS encoding FAD-dependent oxidoreductase has protein sequence MKRTIVVGAGAIGLACAYALRQRGRDVLVIDKGLPGEGASKGNAGWITPSISAPIPAPGLTWTSLKWMLRSDSPLYIAPTAAPRLARWLWRFWRYCNRQDFLRGLTLMAELNSTTLKAFDALEADGVKFELHRQGLLFVFMGEQYLQNTLHEFDYYQRYGYVVPSPISGRELRQLEPGLSEEIHGGFLVKEEYHIRPETLTTGYVQRLEELGVEVRTGVEVRGAVVSGDRVTGVETSAGNMTADEVLVAAGAWSGQVLEPFGRSLPVQAGKGYSITVNGGAAPQLTRPLYLGEARIGVTPFDGDAVRFAGTMELSGINTYFDARRVRGIRKGIDRYLSAKIDPGIGTEWVGMRPLTPDGLPMLGLVPGFRNVYLATGHAMLGITLAPVTGNVMADAMTGNSAPDSLAPFDPGRFNW, from the coding sequence ATGAAACGAACCATTGTGGTGGGGGCGGGCGCGATCGGGTTGGCCTGCGCATATGCATTGCGTCAGCGGGGTCGCGATGTCCTTGTGATCGATAAGGGGTTGCCGGGCGAGGGCGCCTCCAAGGGGAATGCCGGCTGGATCACGCCGTCCATCTCGGCGCCGATTCCGGCACCCGGGCTGACCTGGACCTCGCTCAAGTGGATGTTGCGGAGCGACAGCCCGCTCTACATCGCTCCCACGGCGGCCCCTCGGCTGGCCCGTTGGCTGTGGCGATTCTGGCGCTACTGCAATCGCCAAGACTTTCTGCGCGGCCTCACCCTCATGGCCGAGCTCAACAGCACGACCTTGAAGGCATTTGACGCGCTCGAGGCCGACGGCGTCAAGTTCGAGCTGCATCGGCAGGGTTTGCTCTTCGTCTTCATGGGCGAGCAATACCTCCAGAACACGCTGCACGAGTTCGACTATTACCAGCGCTACGGCTACGTCGTACCGTCGCCGATTTCCGGTCGTGAGTTGCGTCAGCTCGAACCCGGGTTGTCAGAGGAGATCCATGGGGGCTTTCTCGTCAAAGAGGAGTATCACATCCGGCCGGAAACCCTGACCACCGGTTACGTGCAGCGTCTCGAGGAACTCGGCGTCGAGGTGCGGACCGGGGTCGAGGTGCGCGGTGCTGTGGTGAGCGGTGATCGGGTGACCGGCGTCGAAACCTCGGCCGGCAACATGACGGCGGATGAGGTCCTGGTTGCAGCAGGTGCCTGGTCCGGGCAGGTGCTCGAGCCGTTTGGGCGCTCGCTTCCGGTGCAGGCGGGCAAGGGCTACAGCATTACCGTCAACGGTGGCGCCGCACCGCAGCTGACGCGTCCGCTTTACCTGGGTGAGGCCCGAATCGGGGTGACGCCCTTCGATGGTGACGCCGTGCGGTTTGCCGGCACGATGGAGCTCTCCGGCATCAACACCTATTTCGATGCGCGCCGGGTTCGGGGCATTCGCAAAGGTATCGATCGCTATCTCTCGGCCAAGATCGATCCGGGGATCGGGACGGAATGGGTCGGGATGCGGCCGCTGACTCCTGACGGATTGCCGATGCTCGGGCTGGTTCCGGGCTTCCGGAACGTCTACCTCGCCACCGGACATGCCATGCTGGGCATTACGCTGGCACCGGTGACCGGTAATGTCATGGCCGACGCCATGACCGGGAATTCGGCGCCTGATTCGCTGGCACCCTTCGATCCGGGGCGCTTCAATTGGTGA
- a CDS encoding S9 family peptidase, with translation MRILTATALIATALAAPGYAQQAPFTIEDLIAAPFAENLTSGGATIAWVHNTRGVRNVWVATGPQFTGRQLTRYTADDGQAIGEVVVSPDGRTVFYVRGGAANRQGEIPNPTSDPRGQEQAVWRMAVAGGEPVRVGVGSGLVMSPTGDRVVYVSRGQVWTAQVGAAAPGAAELFKARGGAGTLRFSPDGSKLAFTSGRGTHSFVGVYDFGARSLRWIEPSYDRDGHAAWSPDGKQLAFVRIPAGIRIPLFGAIRSARPWSIWVSEVGTGTARKVWTAAEGDGSVFRSPTGPGLMWGAGDRLVFLWERNDWAQLYSIPARGGEPTHLTPGVGEVEYATLSPDRQSVYYNTNIGNIDRRDLYRVRVSGGAPEPVWRSEASIEWAPEPLADGRTVAFLHSDARTPSHAAVLIDGKIRPLAPGSIPASFPSSRLVEPQQVIYTSADGMQIHAQLFLPPDLKPGEKRPAVAFFHGGSRRQMLLGFHYMGYYAGAYAMNQWLAQHGYVVLSANFRSGTGYGMKFREADNFGATGATEFNDVMGAGLYLRGRADVDGNRIGLWGGSYGGYLTAMGLAKASDLYKAGVDIHGVHDWNEGIHNFNPSYNPLEDPRATQLAFDSSPLRWVDTWRSPVLIIHGDDDRNVKFNESIRLVAALRDQGIEPETLVFPDDVHDFLTFDNWSRIYRATLDFFNRHLKR, from the coding sequence ATGCGGATTCTGACCGCGACGGCTCTTATTGCGACGGCGCTGGCGGCCCCAGGTTATGCGCAGCAGGCGCCATTTACCATTGAAGATCTGATTGCGGCGCCCTTTGCCGAGAACTTGACCTCCGGGGGCGCGACGATCGCGTGGGTGCACAACACCCGGGGGGTGCGGAACGTTTGGGTGGCGACCGGCCCGCAGTTCACCGGCCGGCAGCTGACCCGGTACACGGCCGATGACGGTCAGGCGATTGGCGAGGTGGTGGTGTCGCCGGATGGTCGAACCGTGTTCTATGTGCGCGGCGGGGCGGCGAATCGTCAGGGTGAGATTCCCAATCCGACCAGTGATCCGCGGGGTCAGGAGCAAGCCGTCTGGCGGATGGCGGTGGCGGGCGGCGAGCCGGTCCGAGTTGGGGTCGGGTCAGGGCTGGTGATGTCGCCGACGGGCGATCGGGTGGTGTATGTCTCCCGCGGCCAGGTCTGGACAGCGCAGGTCGGCGCGGCGGCGCCTGGAGCGGCGGAGCTGTTCAAGGCCCGGGGTGGGGCCGGCACGCTGCGCTTCTCGCCTGACGGGTCGAAGCTGGCGTTTACCAGCGGGCGAGGGACCCATTCTTTTGTCGGGGTCTACGATTTTGGGGCGCGCTCGCTCCGGTGGATCGAGCCGAGCTACGACCGAGACGGACACGCGGCGTGGTCGCCGGACGGGAAGCAACTCGCGTTCGTGCGGATTCCGGCGGGAATCCGGATTCCGCTCTTTGGAGCGATCCGGTCGGCGCGGCCCTGGTCGATCTGGGTCAGCGAGGTGGGGACGGGTACTGCCCGGAAGGTCTGGACCGCAGCAGAGGGCGACGGCAGCGTCTTCCGGAGTCCGACTGGTCCGGGGCTCATGTGGGGGGCCGGCGATCGTCTGGTCTTCCTGTGGGAGCGCAACGACTGGGCCCAGCTCTACTCGATTCCCGCTCGGGGTGGCGAGCCGACCCACCTGACACCCGGGGTTGGGGAAGTCGAGTATGCCACGCTCTCGCCCGATCGGCAGTCGGTCTACTACAACACCAACATCGGCAACATCGATCGGCGCGATCTCTACCGCGTCCGTGTGAGCGGGGGAGCGCCGGAGCCGGTTTGGCGCAGCGAAGCAAGCATCGAGTGGGCCCCGGAGCCGCTGGCCGATGGGCGGACCGTGGCGTTTCTGCATTCCGATGCGCGGACCCCATCGCACGCGGCAGTGCTGATCGATGGCAAGATCCGGCCGCTGGCGCCGGGATCGATTCCTGCCAGCTTCCCGTCGAGCCGCCTGGTCGAACCCCAGCAGGTGATCTACACGTCGGCCGATGGGATGCAGATCCACGCGCAGTTGTTCTTGCCGCCCGATCTCAAGCCCGGTGAGAAGCGGCCTGCGGTTGCCTTCTTTCACGGTGGCTCTCGGCGTCAGATGCTGCTCGGCTTTCATTACATGGGGTACTATGCCGGGGCCTACGCCATGAATCAGTGGCTGGCGCAGCACGGCTATGTGGTGCTGTCGGCCAACTTCCGGAGCGGCACCGGATATGGCATGAAGTTCCGTGAGGCGGACAACTTCGGCGCAACCGGAGCGACCGAGTTCAACGACGTGATGGGTGCCGGCCTCTATCTGCGAGGCCGGGCTGATGTCGACGGCAACCGGATCGGCCTCTGGGGCGGTTCGTACGGCGGCTACCTGACGGCCATGGGGCTCGCGAAGGCGTCGGACCTGTACAAGGCGGGCGTCGACATTCACGGGGTGCACGACTGGAACGAGGGCATTCACAACTTCAATCCCAGCTACAACCCGCTCGAGGATCCACGCGCCACGCAGCTGGCGTTCGATTCCTCGCCGCTCCGGTGGGTCGATACCTGGCGCTCGCCGGTCCTCATCATTCATGGTGACGACGACCGCAACGTCAAGTTCAACGAGTCGATTCGCCTGGTTGCTGCGCTTCGCGATCAGGGGATCGAGCCGGAAACGCTGGTCTTTCCGGACGATGTGCACGACTTCCTGACGTTCGACAACTGGTCCAGGATCTATCGTGCGACGCTCGACTTTTTCAATCGCCATCTCAAGCGATAG
- a CDS encoding MFS transporter, which translates to MTTSVPQTRVLVGLLALLSLIGYMLRSNITVAQELMVPDLGLSMADMGLITGLGFQLAYALFQVPAGVLGDRFGAKPILGISMLGMGIASLASGLVGAAGGALILLFAARSLLGVAQAAVYPVGAMAIRQRVPSQHQTTATAIFISAALLGSALAPLTLAPLTAAAGWRPVFLVSGLIGLLGAAAWFAFAPAIPRPAAVTRLGTQMRNALALFRDRDVVLLSLAYLLHSAVFFVFIFWFFRYLIDARGMSLLGSGVWGSIPPLTAFLLAPVGGMLADRLGRRYPTGRARRYVAVGCLLTAALLVLLGANLSDPVVAIAALSLSVAAINAAEGPFWVTITALGGSAPGAAAGVLNLMGNLGGVVSIWAVPHMRDALGWTALLAVWAGVAGVAALLWLLVRVDRTNQPNVEAPAGP; encoded by the coding sequence ATGACAACTTCGGTCCCGCAAACCAGGGTGCTGGTCGGCCTGCTCGCGCTCTTGAGCCTGATCGGCTACATGCTGCGCTCCAACATCACCGTCGCCCAGGAGCTGATGGTCCCCGACCTCGGCCTCTCCATGGCGGATATGGGCCTGATTACCGGGCTCGGGTTTCAGCTCGCCTACGCCCTCTTCCAGGTTCCGGCCGGGGTGCTCGGCGACCGCTTCGGGGCCAAGCCGATTCTCGGCATCTCGATGCTCGGCATGGGCATCGCCTCCCTGGCATCGGGCCTGGTCGGCGCCGCGGGAGGTGCCTTGATCCTGCTGTTTGCCGCACGTTCGCTGCTCGGCGTTGCGCAGGCGGCCGTCTATCCGGTCGGCGCGATGGCCATTCGGCAGCGGGTACCCAGCCAGCATCAAACCACCGCCACCGCGATCTTCATCTCAGCGGCACTGCTCGGCTCGGCGCTTGCTCCGCTTACCCTGGCCCCGCTCACGGCCGCCGCCGGCTGGCGCCCCGTCTTTCTGGTGAGCGGCCTGATCGGACTGCTCGGCGCCGCCGCCTGGTTTGCCTTTGCCCCAGCCATCCCGCGTCCTGCGGCCGTGACGAGGCTCGGTACGCAGATGCGGAATGCCCTGGCGCTCTTTCGGGACCGCGACGTCGTCCTGCTGTCCCTCGCCTACCTGCTCCACTCCGCGGTCTTTTTCGTCTTCATCTTTTGGTTCTTCCGCTACCTCATCGACGCCCGCGGCATGAGCCTGCTGGGCAGCGGTGTCTGGGGCAGCATTCCGCCGCTCACCGCGTTCCTGCTTGCGCCGGTCGGCGGGATGCTCGCCGACCGGCTCGGCCGTCGCTATCCCACCGGGCGAGCCCGACGCTACGTCGCCGTCGGCTGCCTCCTCACCGCCGCGCTGCTGGTGCTCCTCGGCGCCAACCTGAGCGATCCCGTCGTCGCAATCGCGGCGCTCTCCCTTTCCGTCGCCGCCATCAACGCGGCCGAAGGACCCTTCTGGGTCACCATCACCGCGCTGGGCGGGAGCGCACCCGGCGCCGCAGCAGGAGTCCTCAACCTGATGGGCAACCTCGGCGGAGTCGTGTCCATCTGGGCCGTTCCCCACATGCGAGACGCCCTCGGCTGGACTGCCCTGCTCGCGGTCTGGGCCGGCGTGGCCGGCGTGGCCGCCCTGCTCTGGCTCCTGGTGCGCGTCGACCGCACCAACCAGCCTAACGTCGAGGCGCCGGCGGGGCCTTGA
- a CDS encoding beta-lactamase family protein, whose amino-acid sequence MKLLATSLLGLFAAGGALSAQGKGPDPKAVDAIFARHDHTTTPGCALGVFQDGRIAYSRGYGMADLNHGVPITPSTVFYLASVSKQFAAFAIALLAEEGGISLEDPVRKWVPELPAYTDPIRVRHLVHHTSGIRDYLGLWSLSGRPFTDEIPQEAAIELISRQRSLDFAPGSRYSYSNSGYILMAEIVKRATGMSLRQYAEAKMFGPLGMRRTHFHDDNSVIVPGRAESYDRRAEGYRAIRSSYALVGDGGLLSSIDDLLQWDNNFYQNRLGGGQALIDRVQTPGGLDSAKATYAFGLVPGTYRGLATVAHGGAMFGFRTNLVRFPSERLTVAVLCNDGSANPTALTNQVADLYLAGKLGPAPEASPSGPPAQPETVPITARQAAAYVGRYVSDELDTWTVVEARGDTVTARTRWGDPVQWRPIGPDAFMVGWVRIDADRDRRGQVTGFRLSAARTQNVAFVKAPPAPRR is encoded by the coding sequence ATGAAGCTCCTCGCCACGAGCCTGCTGGGCCTGTTTGCTGCTGGAGGGGCACTGAGCGCCCAGGGGAAGGGGCCCGATCCCAAGGCGGTCGACGCAATCTTTGCCCGGCATGATCATACGACCACCCCCGGCTGTGCCCTGGGGGTTTTTCAGGACGGTCGAATTGCCTACAGCCGGGGCTACGGAATGGCCGACCTGAATCACGGCGTTCCGATTACTCCTTCGACGGTGTTTTACCTCGCGTCCGTGTCCAAGCAGTTTGCGGCTTTTGCCATCGCGTTGCTGGCTGAGGAGGGCGGGATCTCCCTCGAGGATCCGGTGCGGAAGTGGGTTCCGGAGCTCCCGGCGTACACGGATCCGATCCGGGTCCGCCACCTGGTCCACCATACCAGCGGGATTCGCGACTATCTCGGTCTCTGGAGCTTGTCGGGGCGGCCTTTTACCGACGAGATCCCGCAGGAGGCGGCTATCGAGTTGATCTCCCGGCAGCGCTCGCTCGACTTTGCGCCCGGGTCCCGATACTCGTACTCGAACTCCGGCTACATCCTGATGGCCGAGATCGTCAAGCGGGCGACGGGCATGTCGCTGCGGCAGTATGCGGAGGCCAAGATGTTCGGGCCGCTCGGCATGCGGCGCACCCACTTTCATGATGACAACAGCGTGATCGTTCCCGGCAGAGCGGAGAGCTACGATCGCCGTGCGGAGGGATACCGTGCCATCCGCTCGAGTTATGCGCTGGTAGGCGACGGCGGACTCCTCTCCTCGATCGACGACCTGCTGCAGTGGGACAACAACTTCTATCAGAACCGGCTGGGCGGTGGGCAAGCGCTGATCGACCGGGTGCAGACTCCAGGCGGGCTGGACAGCGCCAAGGCCACCTATGCCTTCGGCCTGGTGCCCGGAACCTATCGCGGGCTCGCGACCGTCGCGCATGGTGGCGCGATGTTCGGCTTTCGCACCAATCTGGTCCGCTTTCCATCGGAACGGCTGACGGTGGCTGTGCTGTGCAACGATGGCTCGGCCAATCCGACGGCGCTGACGAATCAGGTCGCCGATCTCTATCTGGCTGGTAAGCTGGGACCTGCCCCTGAGGCGTCGCCGTCGGGTCCGCCCGCGCAGCCCGAGACGGTACCGATTACTGCCCGGCAGGCTGCGGCGTACGTGGGGCGTTACGTCAGCGACGAGCTCGATACCTGGACCGTGGTCGAGGCGCGAGGCGATACCGTCACCGCACGAACCCGCTGGGGTGACCCGGTGCAGTGGCGGCCGATTGGTCCGGACGCCTTCATGGTCGGCTGGGTCCGGATCGATGCTGACCGTGACCGTCGGGGGCAGGTTACGGGCTTTCGATTGAGCGCGGCTCGCACTCAGAACGTGGCCTTCGTCAAGGCCCCGCCGGCGCCTCGACGTTAG
- a CDS encoding beta-lactamase family protein translates to MRLRLFLLFLAVVAVAPGAAAQGTDRFAPVRATIKRILDSTGTPSIAVAVSKDGKVIWEEGFGWANREKRIPATQHTMYSLASISKPITATALMVLVDRGIVALDKPANDYLGVGKITSLAGDASGATVARVLSHTAGLPLHYRFFYNNLPYGAPSMDEAIGRYGSTVFPPGQIYEYSNLGYGIIDHIVERMGGQTYADFMRNEVFLPLGLTHTTIDIGPGLEEYAAERYDGRGRPVPFYAFDHAGASAVYSSAHDLVRFGMFHLKNKLPGQRQILKPETIDLMQRPIAPANYGLGWNTSSDRGHRRFSHTGGMPGVSTVLHMYPDQNVTITVLTNAGPSGLIAQEIAAVMLPGYADSLKAQRAQATQPPRRDFTPSSDLVGEWTGTLRTWQRTVPLRLLIKPDGDVHVWLASQPRAILNNVWFNNGRLSGRFAGTIPTDDAQLWRHDVLLGLLHGNGTLRGQASAMSTDELNMGSIASYVDLRKN, encoded by the coding sequence ATGCGCCTGCGCCTCTTCCTGCTCTTCCTTGCTGTCGTTGCCGTTGCCCCGGGGGCAGCGGCCCAGGGAACCGACCGTTTTGCCCCGGTTCGGGCCACGATCAAGCGGATCCTGGACTCCACCGGCACCCCGTCGATTGCCGTGGCCGTTTCCAAGGACGGCAAGGTCATCTGGGAGGAGGGGTTCGGCTGGGCCAACCGGGAAAAGCGGATTCCGGCGACCCAGCACACCATGTATTCCCTGGCTTCGATTTCCAAGCCAATCACGGCAACGGCACTGATGGTCCTGGTCGACCGCGGCATCGTCGCCCTGGACAAGCCGGCCAATGACTACCTGGGCGTCGGCAAGATCACCAGCCTCGCCGGCGACGCCTCGGGAGCGACCGTGGCCCGGGTGCTGAGCCACACGGCCGGCCTGCCGCTCCACTATCGGTTCTTCTACAACAACCTGCCCTACGGCGCCCCGTCCATGGACGAGGCAATCGGCCGCTACGGCAGTACGGTCTTTCCCCCGGGACAGATCTACGAGTATTCGAATCTGGGCTACGGCATCATCGACCACATCGTGGAGCGGATGGGCGGCCAGACCTACGCCGATTTCATGCGCAACGAGGTCTTCCTGCCCCTCGGCCTGACCCATACCACGATCGACATCGGTCCCGGCCTCGAGGAGTACGCCGCCGAGCGATACGACGGTCGGGGTCGCCCGGTGCCGTTCTACGCTTTCGACCACGCTGGCGCATCTGCGGTGTACTCGAGTGCGCACGACCTGGTGCGCTTCGGGATGTTCCATCTCAAGAACAAGCTTCCCGGCCAGCGCCAGATCCTCAAGCCGGAAACGATCGACCTGATGCAGCGCCCGATTGCCCCGGCCAACTACGGTCTGGGCTGGAACACCAGCAGCGATCGGGGCCACCGCCGTTTCTCGCACACCGGCGGCATGCCCGGGGTCTCGACCGTCCTCCACATGTACCCGGATCAGAACGTCACCATCACCGTGCTGACCAACGCCGGGCCGAGCGGACTGATCGCGCAGGAAATCGCGGCCGTGATGCTCCCCGGCTACGCCGATTCGCTCAAGGCGCAGCGCGCTCAGGCAACTCAGCCGCCGCGGCGTGACTTCACCCCGTCCTCCGATCTCGTGGGCGAATGGACCGGGACGCTGCGCACCTGGCAGCGAACGGTGCCACTCCGTCTGCTGATCAAGCCCGATGGTGACGTCCACGTCTGGCTGGCCTCGCAGCCCCGCGCCATTCTCAACAACGTGTGGTTCAACAACGGGCGGCTCTCGGGGCGGTTTGCGGGCACGATCCCGACGGACGACGCTCAGCTCTGGCGTCATGACGTGCTGCTCGGCCTGCTCCACGGCAATGGAACGCTGCGCGGCCAGGCAAGCGCCATGTCGACCGACGAACTCAATATGGGATCGATTGCGTCGTACGTGGACCTGCGAAAGAACTGA
- a CDS encoding amidohydrolase family protein, whose translation MIRLFLAASAFGVAAPLLAQSRPSLSETTRAFVSVDAPVVALTRVRVVDGTGAPAATDQTVLIADGRISAVGPSGSVTIPTGARVLDLAGHTVIPGLVGMHNHTFYTTSAGRRAQLSVSAPRLYLASGVTTIRTTGSIVPYAEISLKRQIEAGEVPGPRMHVSGPYITGPDQVVERKHITTPEQAKRVVDYWADEGATWFKVYTEISRENLRAVAQAAHARGVKVTGHLCSVGYKEAVEAGIDALEHGLLANFEYDPAKQPDRCPGRNVALMGDFDPQGPAAQATFKALIDKAVPMTSTLAVMEISVPSRPPLEQRVLDAMSPDVKREYLDARERIAKQPGQGRTEASLRKAMAYEVAFVNAGGLLAAGVDPTGNGGALPGYGDQRNYELLVEAGFKPVDAIRIMSANGAKVLGVDAELGTIARGKVADLVVIRGDPTADPTAIRRVVTVFKDGVGYDSAKLIESVNGLVGIR comes from the coding sequence ATGATCCGCCTTTTCCTGGCTGCGTCCGCCTTTGGTGTGGCCGCGCCTCTGCTGGCCCAAAGCCGGCCCTCTCTGTCCGAGACGACTCGCGCCTTCGTATCAGTCGATGCGCCGGTGGTTGCCCTGACGCGAGTGCGCGTCGTCGACGGCACCGGTGCCCCGGCGGCAACCGATCAGACCGTCCTGATTGCCGATGGCCGCATCAGCGCGGTCGGTCCGAGCGGCTCGGTCACGATTCCGACCGGAGCCCGGGTCCTCGACCTCGCGGGGCATACGGTCATTCCGGGTCTGGTCGGGATGCACAACCATACCTTCTACACCACCTCGGCAGGTCGTCGTGCGCAGCTGTCGGTCAGCGCGCCACGCCTCTACCTCGCTTCCGGGGTAACCACGATCCGCACCACCGGCAGCATCGTGCCGTACGCGGAGATTTCGCTCAAGCGCCAGATCGAGGCGGGCGAGGTACCGGGCCCCCGGATGCATGTGAGCGGGCCGTACATCACCGGTCCCGATCAGGTGGTCGAGCGAAAGCACATCACCACGCCGGAGCAGGCCAAGCGGGTGGTCGACTACTGGGCCGATGAGGGCGCCACCTGGTTCAAGGTCTACACCGAAATCAGCCGAGAGAACCTGCGTGCGGTTGCGCAGGCGGCGCATGCTCGGGGCGTCAAAGTCACCGGGCATCTTTGCTCGGTCGGCTACAAGGAGGCCGTCGAGGCGGGCATCGATGCACTCGAGCACGGCCTGCTGGCCAACTTCGAATACGATCCGGCCAAGCAGCCTGATCGCTGCCCGGGGCGCAACGTTGCCTTGATGGGAGACTTCGACCCCCAGGGCCCGGCGGCTCAGGCGACCTTCAAGGCGCTGATCGACAAGGCGGTGCCGATGACCTCGACCCTCGCGGTCATGGAGATCTCGGTTCCCAGTCGTCCGCCGCTCGAACAACGGGTTCTTGACGCGATGAGCCCGGACGTCAAGCGCGAGTATCTGGATGCCCGCGAGCGGATTGCCAAACAACCTGGGCAGGGGCGCACCGAGGCGAGCCTCCGCAAAGCCATGGCCTACGAGGTGGCATTCGTCAACGCCGGCGGCTTGCTCGCGGCAGGGGTCGACCCGACGGGCAACGGCGGCGCGCTGCCCGGCTACGGCGATCAGCGGAACTACGAACTCCTGGTCGAAGCCGGGTTCAAGCCGGTCGATGCGATCCGGATCATGTCAGCCAACGGGGCCAAGGTTCTGGGTGTCGACGCCGAGCTCGGGACCATTGCGCGCGGCAAGGTCGCCGATCTCGTTGTGATTCGGGGCGATCCGACCGCCGATCCGACTGCCATCCGGCGGGTCGTCACCGTGTTCAAGGACGGCGTCGGCTACGACTCGGCCAAACTGATCGAGTCGGTCAACGGCCTGGTAGGCATCCGCTAA